A region of the Stieleria neptunia genome:
GGGCGTGTAGGGTGGCGGCGAATCCACTACAGATGAGGGCCAGCGCGATCAGACGAGGGACACAAAGCATGACAGGTCTTCTCCAAAAGTGAATCGCATCGACAGGGCGGAAGCCTCTCCAGGCAGTTTCCGCTTGATCTTAAGGTAATTTGTCGAGCGAACCGAAGTAAGGGACAAATTGACCTGGGCGACTGCTGAGCTCTTCGCGCAGGCGGCTCCGGGCCCTGGAGAGCCGACTCCGAACGGTCCCCAACGGTATCTGCATGATTTCCGCGATTTCCTGGTAAGAACGCTCTTCGAATTCGCGGAGCAGCAAGATCTTTCGGTGTCGCGTTTCGATCGCTTCGAGCGCCCGTCGCATCATGGTGACCCGCTCCAGCCGCTCCATCGAGACGTGCGGCTGCGACGATTCCGGAGCCGATAGGTTTGACTCGCCCCCGTTGGCATCCAGGCTGACCTCGTCGCGGCCGCTGCGGGCACGGTTGACGCTCGTATTCCTGGCGATTCGGTAGACCCACGTGTAGAGCTGGCTCTGGTGTCGGAAACGCGGCAAATGTTGGAATGCCTTGACAAACGCCTCCTGGACAATTTCCTCGGCATCGTGCCGGCTTCCCGTGTGGGCCAGCATGCTTGTGAAGAGTCGATCCTGATAAAGACTGACGAACTCGCCGAACGCCTGGTCGTCACCCTTGAGCATCCGCCGCACCAGAATCTGGTCCGCAAGATGATTGCCGGAGTTGGGGTGCGTCATTCTGAAAATCATCGTCTAAACTGAGAGCCAGGCGTCAGGGCACGATCCACTGAGTTTTTCCGCCAGGACTGACGCGGCGCCACCGACCACCATCCGCAGAAGAAATCGCGTTTTTTTGCAATCCGGGGATAGCATCTTGGAATCCATTTCGACCAGCGATCTGGTCAACCAGGCGAGTTCCGGCAACCGCCCGGCTGCCGATCAACTGATCCAACAGGTCTACGAAAAACTGCGCGCCCTGGCGGCAGAATTGCTGCGGCACGAGTCTCCGACGCACACCCTGCAGCCGACGGCATTGGTCAACGAGGTCTACCTGCGGATGGTGGACCAGAATCGCGTCGACTGGAAAGCGACGACGCACTTCTACGCCATCAGCGCACGGATGATGCGGCGGATCCTGGTGGACCACGCACGCGGAAAGAAGCGTGAAAAGCGTGGCGGCGGCAGGCAGCGAATCGAACTTGAGGATGATCTGTGTGTCACCCATCGCAACGACGAAGATGTGTTGGCCGTCGACGATGCGATTGTCAAGTTGGCGTCATTGCATCCGCGACAGGCTGAAATTGTCGAATTGCGTTTCTTTGGCGGACTGTCCGTCGCCCAGGTCGCCGAAACCTTGGGCGTCTCCAAGCGAACCGTCGAAGCCGACTGGACCTTCCTGAGGGCGTGGTTGCGCCGCGAACTTTCGGAGGCC
Encoded here:
- a CDS encoding RNA polymerase sigma factor, with translation MTHPNSGNHLADQILVRRMLKGDDQAFGEFVSLYQDRLFTSMLAHTGSRHDAEEIVQEAFVKAFQHLPRFRHQSQLYTWVYRIARNTSVNRARSGRDEVSLDANGGESNLSAPESSQPHVSMERLERVTMMRRALEAIETRHRKILLLREFEERSYQEIAEIMQIPLGTVRSRLSRARSRLREELSSRPGQFVPYFGSLDKLP
- a CDS encoding sigma-70 family RNA polymerase sigma factor translates to MESISTSDLVNQASSGNRPAADQLIQQVYEKLRALAAELLRHESPTHTLQPTALVNEVYLRMVDQNRVDWKATTHFYAISARMMRRILVDHARGKKREKRGGGRQRIELEDDLCVTHRNDEDVLAVDDAIVKLASLHPRQAEIVELRFFGGLSVAQVAETLGVSKRTVEADWTFLRAWLRRELSEANDA